In the Bicyclus anynana chromosome 6, ilBicAnyn1.1, whole genome shotgun sequence genome, one interval contains:
- the LOC128198161 gene encoding uncharacterized protein LOC128198161, giving the protein MSLKDVIVEKCVTDDDHADFTMAALFLDGIPKFSGDDKTLSSSKWAQDIEDNAEIFRWTAQQKLIFARRSLIGTAALWLRSEKAFKTYDDLKAAVQREFPDTVNIKEMHELMTSRKKRRNESYYQYMLYMKELARRAKFPDYVGVQYIIDGIQDHESNKSILYGATSYPALKEKIVLYEKMKSKSSASHTKSIPITKPDSVTTSENKIISERSDQHKGQNRRCFNCGDRSHIARVCPNGIKCFGCNNYGHRNGPECKLNMASARPSSSKIENKTGDASASGSASVGGSAKQYNMHYGIVTDSQPNENRTVSVMSRTASAADSDVMQIQNKIMPGKPMKEVTVKEFTMKALVDTGSDVNLISHECFNAIGARISEDYLCLTGLGHTQVKSLGKVLFNLTIDDVEFKDVLFHIVTKDVMPFHMILGQEFLKNITMIVNGDKVVFLNECEGWMSKLSCFSDSIVEVDHILDPNVKQRVLQCIQSYNPIQVKEAPIQLKIILKDDIPVKQRPRRLSLVEQKLVDDQVSEWLSTGIIRQKTNNKLSKDSSWC; this is encoded by the exons ATGTCACTGAAAGACGTGATTGTGGAAAAGTGTGTTACGGACGACGACCACGCGGACTTCACAATGGCGGCGTTATTTCTGGATGGAATTCCTAAGTTCAGCGGAGATGACAAGACGTTATCATCATCGAAGTGGGCGCAGGACATCGAGGATAATGCTGAAATATTCAGATGGACAGCAcagcaaaaattaatatttgcacGGAGGTCACTTATAGGCACGGCGGCCCTGTGGCTCAGGAGTGAAAAAGCATTCAAGACGTACGATGACCTTAAGGCGGCAGTGCAGAGAGAATTTCCAGATACCGTAAATATCAAGGAAAtgcacgaacttatgacgtcccGCAAGAAACGACGAAATGAATCATATTATCAGTATATGTTATACATGAAGGAGTTAGCACGCAGAGCAAAGTTTCCCGATTATGTAGGAGTGCAATACATAATAGATGGCATTCAAGATCATGAAtcaaacaaatctatactatacGGTGCTACGTCTTACCCGGCGCtgaaagaaaaaatagttttgtatgaaaaaatgaaATCGAAGTCGAGTGCGAGTCATACTAAAAGTATACCTATAACTAAGCCGGATAGTGTAACTacaagtgaaaataaaataataagtgagCGGTCAGATCAACATAAAGGTCAGAATAGAAGGTGTTTTAATTGTGGTGATCGTTCCCACATAGCACGGGTGTGTCCAAACGGGATAAAGTGTTTTGGTTGTAATAATTATGGACACAGGAACGGACctgaatgtaaattaaatatggcGTCTGCAAGACCAAGTTCATcgaaaatagaaaacaaaacagGCGACGCAAGCGCCAGCGGCAGCGCGTCAGTCGGCGGATCGGCGAAACAGTATAATATGCACTATGGCATTGTGACAGATAGCCAACCTAACGAAAATCGAACTGTCAGTGTCATGTCACGAACGGCGTCTGCGGCGGACTCTGACGTAAtgcaaattcaaaacaaaattatgccCGGAAAGCCTATGAAAGAAgttacagtgaaagaatttacaATGAAAGCATTGGTGGATACGGGCAGCGACGTAAATTTAATATCTCACGAGTGTTTTAACGCGATCGGCGCGAGAATTTCCgaagattatttatgtttaacggGACTCGGACATACGCAAGTGAAATCTTTGGGCAAAGTGTTGTTTAACTTAACTATTGACGATGTAGAATTTAAAGACGTGTTATTTCATATTGTTACTAAAGATGTTATGCCATTTCATATGATATTAGGACAggaattcttaaaaaatataaccatgATAGTAAATGGGGATAAAGTTGTGTTTTTGAATGAATGTGAGGGTTGGATGTCGAAGTTGTCTTGTTTTTCAGATTCTATTGTAGAAGTTGATCATATCTTGGACCCAAATGTGAAACAACGGGTGTTACAATGCATTCAAAGTTATAACCCGATTCAAGTGAAAGAGGCACCCATCCAGTTGAAGATTATTCTCAAAGACGACATTCCTGTTAAACAGCGGCCTCGAAGATTATCTTTGGTTGAACAAAAACTAGTGGATGATCAGGTTAGCGAGTGGCTAAGTACAGGAATAATTCGG CAAAAGACGAACAACAAGCTGTCGAAAGACTCCAGTTGGTGTTAA